A part of Pirellulales bacterium genomic DNA contains:
- a CDS encoding HRDC domain-containing protein — protein MADVKHELILTDQQLRDFCRDLASAKQIAFDTEFVSEDTFRPQLCLVQVAVDGRLVVIDPLKVSDLVPFWTALAAGNHETVVHAGRQEIEFSLQAIGQPPRQLFDVQIAAGMIGLEYPASYGTLVSKILGETPQKGETRTDWRRRPLSDRQVEYALADVDHLGRLREKLGQRLDRLDRMPWFATEMADWLADIQDAQRRERWRKVAGSSGMPPRGLAIVREIFAWRESEAERRNCPIRRVLRDDLIVELARRRSVDPKQIRAIRGMERGDLSRVIPDLSAAIGRALALPDDACPRVVRTDTNSQLTLLGQFLSSALGSICRAAKVAPSIVGTASDVRELVAHMLANGRGEPPLLAQGWRAQVVGQVLEDLLRGKLSIRIQDPESDQPLAFEPARLQ, from the coding sequence ATGGCAGACGTGAAGCACGAGTTGATCCTTACCGACCAGCAGTTGCGCGACTTTTGCCGCGACCTGGCGTCGGCGAAACAAATTGCTTTTGACACGGAATTTGTTTCCGAGGACACGTTTCGCCCGCAGCTCTGCCTGGTGCAAGTGGCGGTCGATGGGCGCCTGGTGGTCATCGACCCCTTGAAGGTAAGCGACCTCGTGCCGTTTTGGACGGCGCTCGCCGCGGGTAACCACGAGACTGTCGTCCATGCCGGGCGGCAGGAAATAGAGTTCAGTTTGCAGGCCATTGGCCAACCGCCCCGGCAGTTGTTCGACGTGCAAATTGCGGCCGGCATGATCGGGCTGGAGTACCCGGCCAGCTACGGCACATTGGTTTCGAAGATTCTAGGCGAAACGCCGCAAAAAGGGGAAACACGAACCGATTGGCGACGCCGTCCGCTGTCGGACCGGCAAGTCGAATACGCGCTCGCGGACGTCGACCACCTCGGACGGTTGCGAGAGAAACTCGGCCAACGGCTGGACCGGCTCGACCGCATGCCCTGGTTCGCCACGGAAATGGCCGATTGGCTGGCCGACATTCAGGATGCGCAACGTCGAGAGCGCTGGCGCAAAGTCGCCGGAAGCTCGGGCATGCCGCCGCGTGGTTTGGCGATCGTGCGTGAGATTTTTGCCTGGCGCGAGTCCGAAGCCGAGCGCCGCAATTGCCCGATCCGCCGGGTATTGCGCGATGACCTGATCGTAGAGCTGGCGCGCCGCCGCTCGGTCGACCCCAAACAGATCCGGGCCATCCGTGGAATGGAACGCGGCGACTTGTCGCGAGTTATCCCAGATTTGTCGGCGGCGATCGGCCGTGCCTTGGCGCTGCCGGACGACGCGTGTCCGCGCGTCGTGCGCACCGACACCAACTCGCAGCTGACACTACTCGGACAATTCCTGTCCTCCGCGCTGGGTAGCATCTGTCGCGCTGCCAAGGTAGCGCCAAGCATTGTCGGCACGGCCTCGGACGTGCGGGAATTGGTCGCACATATGCTGGCCAACGGCCGCGGCGAACCCCCACTGCTCGCGCAAGGCTGGCGCGCCCAAGTCGTGGGTCAGGTTCTCGAAGACCTGCTGCGTGGGAAGCTTTCGATTCGCATCCAGGATCCCGAGTCGGATCAACCGCTGGCATTCGAGCCGGCGCGCCTGCAATAA
- a CDS encoding DUF6655 family protein — translation MALALLAGLAGCGTTRSSDSARTATEQMLMSSAIDKAVNGINLQPLAGKEIFLDIDRLAGFIDMNYLVSTLRQACIANGVILKPDRASAKYIVEARAGVLGTNSSSVMLGVPATTLPSMGAAVPGMPSSIPEVSFAKTTRQAGIAKIALFAYNQQTGKPIWQSGTFPVVSDAKNIWFFGAGPFQRGSIYNESRGISEKSTVDFYPESIAASARSAIPVTAEAVFDEPPEQLASKPDIKDDKPAANAPTSLGPPPLAATPPKPPAAPTPGPVTPPPPPPGPSVILDQPAPAATSGFLNALGSGMTFLDSRPK, via the coding sequence ATGGCCCTGGCGCTGCTCGCTGGCCTGGCCGGCTGCGGGACGACGCGTAGCTCCGACTCGGCCCGGACGGCCACCGAGCAGATGCTCATGTCGTCTGCCATCGACAAGGCGGTCAACGGCATCAATCTGCAACCGTTGGCAGGGAAGGAGATCTTTCTCGACATTGATCGGTTGGCTGGGTTTATCGATATGAACTACCTGGTCAGCACATTGCGTCAGGCTTGCATCGCCAACGGTGTGATCCTGAAGCCTGACCGGGCGTCGGCAAAATATATTGTCGAAGCGCGTGCTGGCGTACTCGGCACAAACAGCAGCAGCGTGATGCTCGGCGTGCCGGCCACTACATTGCCAAGCATGGGCGCTGCCGTACCTGGTATGCCATCTTCTATTCCTGAAGTATCTTTCGCAAAAACGACCCGTCAGGCGGGCATCGCCAAGATCGCGCTCTTCGCCTACAACCAGCAAACGGGCAAGCCCATCTGGCAATCGGGCACGTTCCCGGTCGTCAGCGATGCGAAGAACATTTGGTTCTTCGGCGCAGGGCCGTTCCAACGCGGTTCTATTTACAACGAGTCGCGCGGCATAAGCGAAAAGTCGACAGTAGACTTCTATCCTGAAAGCATCGCGGCCAGCGCGCGATCGGCGATTCCGGTCACTGCCGAAGCCGTCTTCGACGAACCGCCCGAGCAGTTGGCCAGCAAACCGGACATCAAGGATGATAAGCCTGCGGCGAACGCGCCGACCTCGCTTGGCCCGCCGCCGCTCGCGGCAACGCCGCCGAAGCCACCCGCCGCGCCTACGCCCGGTCCCGTAACACCACCGCCACCTCCGCCCGGACCCAGTGTTATTTTGGATCAACCAGCGCCCGCGGCAACATCCGGGTTCCTGAACGCTCTGGGAAGTGGCATGACGTTCCTGGATTCGCGGCCGAAGTAG